A stretch of the Mesorhizobium sp. Pch-S genome encodes the following:
- a CDS encoding D-alanine--D-alanine ligase has product MKKKHVAVLLGGFSSERPVSLSSGKACADTLEAEGYQVTRVDVGRDVSSVLAELKPDVVFNALHGPYGEDGTIQGVLEFLGIPYTHSGVLASALAMNKEQAKKVAKTVGIPVAESRVIDRFTIKNEHPMRPPYVVKPVNEGSSFGVVIVKEDQSHPPQLISSPEWNYGEEVMVERYIHGRELTCAVMGDVALGVCEIIPTGHSFYDYDSKYVPGGSKHEVPAKISLNIYQKIQTLALKAHQAIGCRGVSRSDFRYDDRHSENGEVVWLEINTQPGMTPTSLVPEIAAQAGHSFGELLSWMVEDASCRR; this is encoded by the coding sequence ATGAAGAAGAAACATGTGGCCGTCCTGCTGGGAGGTTTTTCGTCCGAGCGGCCCGTGTCCTTGTCTTCCGGAAAGGCCTGTGCCGATACGCTTGAGGCGGAGGGGTATCAGGTCACTCGTGTCGATGTCGGGCGTGATGTTTCCTCTGTTCTGGCTGAGCTGAAGCCGGATGTCGTTTTCAACGCCTTGCATGGTCCTTATGGCGAGGACGGTACCATCCAGGGCGTGCTCGAATTCCTTGGGATTCCCTATACGCATTCCGGCGTGCTGGCCTCGGCGCTCGCCATGAACAAAGAGCAGGCCAAGAAGGTGGCCAAGACGGTTGGGATTCCGGTTGCTGAGTCTCGGGTCATCGACCGTTTCACCATCAAGAACGAGCACCCGATGCGGCCGCCCTATGTGGTGAAGCCTGTCAACGAGGGGTCGAGCTTCGGCGTCGTCATCGTCAAGGAGGATCAGTCACATCCGCCGCAGCTGATCTCGTCGCCGGAGTGGAATTATGGCGAGGAGGTCATGGTCGAGCGTTACATCCATGGACGCGAATTGACCTGTGCTGTGATGGGCGATGTGGCGCTCGGTGTCTGCGAAATCATCCCGACCGGCCATTCCTTCTACGATTATGATTCAAAATACGTTCCGGGTGGATCAAAACACGAGGTCCCTGCTAAAATTTCACTAAATATTTACCAAAAAATACAGACACTGGCCCTCAAGGCTCACCAAGCGATCGGTTGCCGGGGCGTCTCCCGGTCGGACTTCCGTTACGACGACCGTCATTCCGAAAACGGCGAGGTTGTCTGGCTCGAAATCAACACGCAGCCGGGTATGACGCCGACGTCTTTGGTGCCGGAGATCGCTGCCCAGGCAGGGCATTCGTTCGGCGAGCTGTTGAGTTGGATGGTGGAGGACGCGTCGTGTCGGCGTTGA
- a CDS encoding cell division protein FtsQ/DivIB encodes MSALNWGQSGRKGAMPRARFGASSWLDRFVLPRMLRKPVRTLGRLTRGDFDAPPFAATVINTVFLASSLTYGAYLGGHLDGFVQDVTARTGFAVDQIKVVGNRETSEIDILDKLDLNGWTSLVGFSAEGARERIALLPWIQSVAVRKIYPHLLEVRIDERQAFAIWQRGPELSVIEKDGRIIAPYTGGDQSKLPLLVGQGAPEHAPALMAKVAGFPELASRVRGYIRVGDRRWDIKLDNGVVIKLPEFDVDQAMAELVRLDHEKGLLSRDIASIDMRLSDRLTVQLTQEAATAREAALKEQAKMAKRKAGQQI; translated from the coding sequence GTGTCGGCGTTGAACTGGGGGCAGAGCGGAAGAAAGGGTGCGATGCCGCGCGCCCGCTTCGGTGCGTCCTCGTGGCTCGATCGTTTCGTGCTGCCCAGGATGCTGCGCAAGCCCGTGCGTACGCTCGGCCGGCTCACGCGCGGCGACTTCGATGCGCCGCCCTTCGCGGCGACGGTGATCAATACTGTCTTTCTTGCTTCCTCGCTGACCTATGGTGCCTATCTCGGTGGTCATCTCGATGGCTTCGTGCAGGACGTGACCGCCCGCACCGGCTTTGCGGTCGACCAGATCAAGGTGGTCGGCAATCGCGAGACATCGGAAATCGACATCCTTGATAAGCTTGATCTGAACGGCTGGACCTCGCTGGTTGGTTTCAGCGCCGAAGGTGCTCGCGAGCGCATCGCGCTGCTGCCCTGGATCCAGTCGGTGGCAGTGCGCAAGATTTATCCGCATCTTCTCGAGGTGCGCATAGACGAGCGGCAGGCTTTCGCCATCTGGCAGCGGGGCCCGGAGCTCTCGGTGATCGAGAAGGATGGTCGAATCATCGCGCCTTACACCGGCGGCGATCAATCGAAGTTGCCACTGCTGGTCGGGCAGGGCGCGCCTGAGCATGCTCCGGCGCTGATGGCCAAGGTGGCCGGCTTCCCTGAACTTGCCTCAAGGGTTCGTGGCTACATCCGTGTCGGTGATCGCCGCTGGGACATCAAGCTGGACAACGGGGTTGTCATCAAGCTGCCGGAGTTCGACGTCGATCAGGCAATGGCCGAGCTGGTGCGCCTCGATCACGAAAAGGGGTTGCTGTCGCGCGACATCGCTTCGATCGACATGCGCCTCTCCGATCGTTTGACGGTGCAGTTGACGCAAGAGGCTGCGACGGCGCGTGAGGCGGCGCTGAAGGAGCAGGCCAAGATGGCAAAGCGCAAGGCGGGGCAGCAGATATGA
- the ftsA gene encoding cell division protein FtsA, whose protein sequence is MSWLGSNNDGASRRSGVLTVLDVGSSKVCCVVAKLKPCEEGHLLRGRSHRIQVIGIGHQKSHGVKSGVVIDLDRAEHAIRLAVDAAERMAGLTVDSLIVNMTAGRLKSETFNATINLGGHEVDENDIKRVLGAGAKQALKSEREVLHALPVGFSLDGERGVRDPRGMVGDTLGVDMHVMTGDSAPLRNLELAINRSHLSVERLIATPYAAGLAALVDDELEMGAACIDMGGGTTTISVFSEGKFVYGDSIPVGGNHVTLDLAKGLSTSLDAAERLKVMHGSALPGSSDDRDLVTIQPIGEEGEAPLQIPRSVMTRIIRARIEETLELLRERLSKSGYGNVVGKRVVLTGGASQLAGMPEAARRVLGRNVRVGRPLGVAGLPEAAKGPAFSTAVGLMIYPQVASFESHPAFGASRFKMTGTGGRLHRMSQWLRDSF, encoded by the coding sequence ATGAGTTGGCTCGGCAGCAACAATGACGGAGCCTCGCGACGGTCCGGCGTGCTGACGGTTCTCGACGTCGGCTCGAGCAAGGTCTGCTGCGTGGTGGCGAAGCTGAAGCCTTGCGAGGAAGGCCATCTGCTGCGTGGCCGGTCGCATCGCATCCAGGTCATCGGTATCGGCCACCAGAAGTCGCACGGCGTGAAGTCGGGCGTCGTCATCGATCTCGACCGCGCTGAACACGCCATCCGCCTGGCGGTGGACGCGGCGGAGCGCATGGCCGGTCTCACTGTGGACTCGCTGATCGTCAATATGACGGCGGGCCGCCTGAAGAGCGAAACCTTCAATGCCACCATCAATCTCGGCGGTCACGAAGTCGACGAAAACGACATCAAGCGGGTGCTGGGGGCCGGCGCCAAGCAGGCGCTGAAGTCCGAGCGCGAAGTCCTGCACGCCTTGCCTGTGGGCTTTTCGCTGGATGGCGAGCGTGGCGTGCGCGATCCCCGCGGCATGGTCGGCGACACGCTTGGCGTCGACATGCACGTCATGACCGGCGACTCGGCGCCGCTGCGCAATCTGGAACTCGCGATCAACCGCTCGCATCTGTCGGTCGAGCGTCTGATCGCCACGCCCTATGCCGCGGGCCTGGCTGCGCTTGTCGATGACGAACTGGAAATGGGCGCTGCCTGCATCGACATGGGCGGTGGCACCACCACGATCTCTGTCTTTTCGGAAGGTAAGTTCGTCTACGGCGATTCGATCCCTGTTGGCGGCAATCATGTCACGCTCGATCTGGCCAAGGGCCTGTCGACCTCGCTGGACGCAGCGGAACGGTTGAAGGTGATGCATGGCTCTGCCTTGCCGGGCAGCTCGGACGATCGCGATCTCGTCACCATCCAGCCGATCGGTGAGGAGGGCGAGGCGCCACTGCAAATTCCGCGTTCGGTGATGACACGAATCATCCGGGCCCGTATCGAAGAAACCCTGGAGCTGTTGCGCGAGCGGCTGAGCAAGTCCGGCTACGGCAATGTGGTGGGCAAGCGGGTCGTTCTGACCGGGGGCGCCAGCCAGCTTGCCGGCATGCCGGAAGCAGCTCGTCGCGTGCTGGGACGCAACGTGCGCGTCGGACGCCCGCTCGGGGTTGCGGGTTTGCCGGAAGCGGCGAAAGGACCGGCTTTCTCGACCGCGGTCGGGCTTATGATCTATCCGCAGGTTGCTTCCTTCGAGAGCCATCCTGCCTTTGGAGCCTCCCGTTTCAAGATGACTGGAACAGGGGGAAGACTCCACCGCATGAGTCAGTGGTTGAGAGACAGTTTTTAG
- the ftsZ gene encoding cell division protein FtsZ, protein MTINLKKPDITELKPRITVFGVGGGGGNAVNNMITAGLRGVEFVVANTDAQALTMSKSERLIQLGAHVTEGLGAGSQPEVGRAAAEECIDEITDYLSNTHMCFVTAGMGGGTGTGAAPVVARAAREKGILTVGVVTKPFHFEGQRRMKTADLGIEELQKCVDTLIVIPNQNLFRLANDKTTFADAFAMADQVLYSGVACITDLMVKEGLINLDFADVRSVMREMGKAMMGTGEASGEGRAMAAAEAAIANPLLDETSMKGAKGLLISITGGRDLTLFEVDEAATRIREEVDQDANIILGATFDEDLEGVIRVSVVATGIDKSAEQIAAAPISIRAAQPKAPARPAAIPAAEVRTAPMPQAALHETRAADPVAEAIQQAEANAAAFAQQPRVAQAAPQDDFRPQSKLFQAPPAQPQPHPVMQQVAPQPAPQPVREMAPQQPVAAQPRMPRVEDFPPVVRAEVEAKQHPVDHEERGPMGLLKRLTNGLTRREEEPARLQPAQPREPKLRQAAPEVRRLAPQDAQLYAPRRGQADDHGRFAPQQRATHEDDQLEIPAFLRRQAN, encoded by the coding sequence ATGACGATCAATCTGAAAAAGCCGGACATCACCGAGCTCAAGCCACGCATCACCGTCTTCGGTGTCGGCGGTGGCGGCGGCAATGCGGTCAACAACATGATCACGGCGGGCCTGCGTGGCGTGGAGTTCGTCGTGGCCAATACCGATGCGCAAGCGCTCACCATGTCGAAGTCGGAGCGCCTGATCCAGCTCGGCGCGCATGTCACCGAGGGCCTCGGCGCGGGTTCGCAGCCTGAAGTCGGTCGCGCCGCTGCGGAAGAATGCATCGACGAGATCACGGACTATCTGTCCAACACCCATATGTGCTTCGTCACGGCGGGCATGGGTGGCGGCACCGGCACGGGCGCAGCTCCGGTCGTTGCACGTGCTGCTCGCGAGAAGGGCATCCTGACGGTTGGTGTGGTCACCAAACCGTTCCATTTCGAGGGCCAGCGTCGCATGAAGACTGCCGATCTGGGCATCGAGGAACTGCAGAAATGCGTCGATACCCTGATCGTCATCCCGAACCAGAACCTGTTCCGGCTCGCCAATGACAAGACCACCTTCGCCGACGCCTTCGCCATGGCTGATCAGGTGCTCTATTCGGGTGTTGCCTGCATCACGGACCTGATGGTCAAGGAAGGCCTGATCAACCTCGACTTCGCCGACGTCCGTTCGGTGATGCGGGAGATGGGCAAAGCCATGATGGGCACGGGCGAGGCCAGTGGTGAAGGCCGCGCAATGGCAGCAGCCGAAGCTGCGATCGCCAACCCGCTGCTCGATGAGACCTCGATGAAGGGTGCCAAGGGCCTGCTGATTTCGATCACCGGTGGCCGCGACCTCACCCTGTTCGAAGTGGACGAAGCCGCCACCCGCATCCGCGAGGAAGTCGATCAGGACGCCAACATCATCCTGGGTGCGACTTTCGACGAGGATCTCGAAGGCGTCATTCGCGTCTCGGTCGTCGCGACCGGTATCGACAAGTCGGCCGAGCAGATCGCCGCTGCTCCGATTTCGATCCGTGCCGCACAGCCGAAGGCGCCGGCGCGCCCGGCGGCCATTCCGGCCGCCGAGGTGCGCACTGCTCCGATGCCGCAGGCGGCACTTCATGAAACGCGTGCTGCTGACCCGGTCGCGGAAGCCATCCAGCAGGCGGAGGCCAATGCGGCTGCGTTTGCTCAGCAGCCCCGCGTTGCGCAGGCTGCCCCGCAGGATGATTTCCGTCCGCAGAGCAAGCTGTTCCAGGCACCTCCGGCTCAGCCGCAGCCTCACCCGGTGATGCAGCAGGTTGCGCCACAGCCGGCTCCGCAGCCCGTGCGTGAAATGGCTCCGCAGCAGCCGGTTGCAGCCCAGCCTCGCATGCCGCGCGTCGAAGATTTTCCGCCGGTCGTGCGGGCTGAAGTTGAAGCAAAGCAGCATCCGGTCGACCATGAAGAGCGCGGCCCGATGGGTCTTTTGAAGCGCCTCACCAACGGTCTGACCCGCCGCGAGGAAGAGCCGGCCCGCCTGCAGCCGGCACAGCCACGCGAGCCGAAGCTGCGCCAGGCTGCTCCGGAAGTGCGTCGCCTCGCGCCACAGGATGCCCAACTCTACGCTCCACGCCGGGGCCAGGCCGACGACCATGGCCGCTTCGCGCCGCAGCAGCGGGCGACTCATGAAGACGATCAGCTGGAGATTCCGGCCTTCCTGCGCAGGCAGGCCAACTGA
- the lpxC gene encoding UDP-3-O-acyl-N-acetylglucosamine deacetylase, whose protein sequence is MGISLQDYQTTLKSRATLTGIGVHSGNTVTIHFLPADADTGIVFHLIDGEQPVREFRALVSEVGATDLCTMLGDPVGQHIATVEHLMAAVLGLGIDNMVIEIDGREVPILDGSSIEFVEAIDQAGIEILSVKRRFIRILKTVRIESGASWAEFRPYSGTRFEVEIDFESPAIGRQSFATDLTADAFRNEIARARTFGFMKDVERLWAAGYALGSSLDNSLVIGDDHRVINVGGLRYPNEFARHKTLDAMGDLALAGARFIGCFRSYRGGHRLNAAALRRLLSDRTAFEVVETTRRGRSGEMSAISAPVYAPWTI, encoded by the coding sequence ATGGGGATCAGCTTGCAGGACTACCAGACAACGCTGAAATCGCGCGCGACATTGACCGGTATTGGCGTTCACAGCGGCAATACCGTTACCATCCATTTCCTGCCTGCCGATGCCGACACGGGCATTGTTTTTCACCTGATTGATGGTGAGCAGCCGGTGCGGGAGTTTCGTGCGCTGGTTTCCGAAGTCGGTGCGACCGACCTCTGCACCATGCTCGGCGATCCGGTCGGCCAGCACATCGCCACTGTCGAGCATTTGATGGCCGCCGTGCTCGGACTTGGCATCGACAACATGGTCATCGAGATCGACGGGCGTGAGGTGCCGATCCTGGACGGCAGCTCGATCGAGTTTGTCGAAGCTATCGATCAGGCGGGTATCGAGATTCTCTCGGTGAAGCGTCGCTTCATCCGCATTCTCAAGACGGTCCGTATCGAGAGCGGTGCTTCCTGGGCCGAGTTCCGTCCCTATTCGGGTACCCGCTTCGAGGTCGAAATCGATTTCGAGAGCCCGGCGATCGGTCGGCAGAGCTTTGCCACAGACCTCACCGCAGACGCTTTCCGCAACGAGATCGCGCGCGCACGCACCTTTGGCTTCATGAAGGACGTCGAGCGCCTGTGGGCAGCGGGTTACGCTCTCGGCTCCTCGCTCGACAATTCACTGGTGATCGGCGACGACCATCGCGTCATCAATGTCGGCGGGTTGCGCTATCCCAACGAGTTCGCGCGACACAAGACACTGGATGCCATGGGTGATCTGGCGCTGGCTGGCGCACGCTTCATCGGCTGCTTCCGGTCCTATCGCGGCGGCCATCGGCTCAATGCGGCAGCGCTTCGTCGTCTGCTGTCGGACCGCACTGCCTTCGAAGTGGTGGAAACGACCCGCCGCGGCCGTTCAGGTGAGATGAGTGCCATCAGCGCACCAGTCTACGCACCCTGGACGATCTGA
- a CDS encoding outer membrane protein assembly factor BamD has product MFFRQADQLKTPLSAAFLALSVLAAPLALSGCMSSEKDIDLSTYVEQTEPADVLYNQGLANMNAGRLDEAAKKFAAVDRQHPYSEWARKSMVMGAFTNYRQGKYDDAISAAKRYLTLYPSTDEAAYAQYIIGLSYYKQIEDVTRDQKEAKLTIQTMQELVTRWPDSEYVEDAKTKIRYANDQLAGKEMQVGRYYLERKEYLASIKRFRNVVENYSNTRHIEEALARLTEAYYALGLVDEAQTAAAVLGQNYPDSQWYKDSYKLLQSGGLQPRENAGSWISKAGKLITGGA; this is encoded by the coding sequence ATGTTTTTCAGACAGGCCGACCAGTTGAAAACGCCGTTATCGGCGGCTTTTCTCGCACTTTCGGTGCTCGCCGCTCCTCTGGCTCTTTCGGGTTGCATGTCCTCGGAAAAGGATATCGACCTGTCGACCTATGTCGAACAGACCGAACCGGCCGACGTGCTCTACAATCAGGGCCTCGCCAACATGAATGCCGGCCGCCTCGATGAAGCGGCCAAGAAATTTGCCGCCGTCGATCGCCAGCATCCCTATTCGGAGTGGGCTCGCAAATCGATGGTGATGGGGGCTTTCACCAACTATCGCCAGGGCAAGTATGACGACGCGATCAGCGCCGCCAAGCGTTATCTGACGCTTTATCCGTCCACCGACGAGGCCGCCTACGCGCAGTACATCATCGGTCTCAGCTACTACAAGCAGATCGAGGACGTGACCCGCGACCAGAAGGAAGCCAAGCTCACCATCCAGACCATGCAGGAACTGGTGACGCGCTGGCCGGATTCCGAGTATGTCGAGGATGCCAAGACCAAGATCCGCTACGCCAACGATCAGCTGGCGGGCAAGGAAATGCAGGTCGGCCGCTACTATCTCGAGCGCAAGGAATACCTGGCGTCGATCAAGCGCTTCCGCAACGTGGTCGAGAACTATTCCAACACCCGTCATATCGAGGAGGCGCTGGCGCGTCTGACCGAGGCTTATTATGCGCTGGGCCTTGTCGACGAGGCGCAGACCGCAGCAGCCGTTCTCGGTCAGAACTATCCGGACAGCCAGTGGTACAAAGACTCCTACAAGCTCCTGCAAAGCGGTGGCTTGCAGCCGCGCGAGAATGCCGGCTCGTGGATCTCCAAGGCCGGCAAGCTGATCACCGGCGGCGCCTGA
- the recN gene encoding DNA repair protein RecN, with translation MLSRLSIRDIVLIERLDIDFAPGLSVLTGETGAGKSILLDALSLALGARGDASLVRHGAAQGQVTAVFDVPRNHPAREILAENAIDDDGDIILRRLQTADGRTRVFVNDQPSSVTLMRDIGRALVEIHGQHDDRALVDPGAHRDLLDAFGGHLGVVHRTGESWRYWRQAEQDLARHRAKVEAAAREADYLRASVAELAKLDPQPGEETELAELRSVMMRAEKIAAEIHDAQDVLSGPASPLPQLASLLRRLQRKAGEAPGLLEDVVKSLDEAMISLDAAQSGVEAALRATEYDPQRLEKAEERLFALRAAARKHNVVVDNLAQLRDTMSADLADLDAGEEKLAALEKQAAVAREAYDQSASELSGLRQAVASGLAKAVMTELPALKLERAEFIVEISSEPANRLEEGIDQIEFWVRTNPGTRPGPMMKVASGGELSRFLLALKVALADRGSAPTLVFDEIDTGVGGAVADAIGQRLARLSTRVQVLSVTHAPQVAARAATHFLISKSGTDRVATGIAEMDRTARQEEIARMLAGASITDEARAAAERLLRENKVAS, from the coding sequence ATGCTCTCCAGGCTATCGATTCGCGATATCGTCTTGATCGAACGGCTCGACATTGATTTCGCGCCGGGCCTTTCCGTTTTGACCGGTGAAACCGGCGCCGGCAAATCCATCCTGCTGGACGCGCTGTCTCTGGCGTTGGGTGCACGTGGCGATGCCTCGCTGGTACGTCATGGCGCGGCACAGGGCCAGGTGACGGCTGTTTTCGACGTTCCACGCAATCACCCGGCACGCGAAATCCTGGCCGAGAATGCCATTGACGACGATGGCGATATCATTCTGCGTCGTCTGCAGACGGCGGACGGCCGTACACGCGTCTTCGTCAATGATCAGCCGTCGTCCGTTACACTGATGCGCGATATCGGCCGCGCGCTGGTGGAGATTCATGGCCAGCACGATGATCGCGCACTGGTCGATCCGGGCGCGCACCGCGACCTGCTCGACGCTTTCGGTGGTCATCTCGGTGTCGTGCATCGCACCGGCGAGTCCTGGCGGTACTGGCGGCAGGCCGAGCAGGATCTGGCGCGTCATCGTGCCAAGGTTGAAGCCGCGGCGCGGGAAGCCGATTACCTTCGTGCTTCGGTGGCGGAACTTGCCAAGCTCGATCCGCAACCCGGTGAAGAAACGGAATTGGCTGAGCTCCGTTCGGTCATGATGCGGGCTGAAAAGATCGCTGCTGAAATCCACGATGCCCAGGACGTCTTGTCCGGCCCCGCATCGCCATTGCCGCAACTCGCAAGTCTGCTCCGGCGTTTGCAACGGAAGGCCGGTGAAGCGCCAGGCTTGCTCGAAGACGTGGTGAAGTCGCTGGACGAAGCGATGATCTCGCTCGATGCCGCGCAATCCGGGGTCGAGGCTGCACTGCGTGCGACCGAGTATGATCCCCAGCGGCTGGAAAAGGCCGAGGAACGGTTGTTCGCGCTGCGAGCGGCCGCACGCAAGCACAATGTCGTCGTCGACAATCTCGCCCAGTTGCGCGACACGATGTCCGCTGATCTTGCTGATCTGGATGCCGGCGAGGAGAAGCTTGCCGCACTGGAGAAACAGGCAGCCGTAGCGCGCGAGGCTTATGACCAGTCGGCCTCGGAATTGTCAGGGCTGCGTCAAGCCGTGGCCTCCGGGCTCGCCAAGGCGGTGATGACCGAACTCCCTGCATTGAAGCTGGAGCGGGCCGAATTCATTGTCGAGATATCCAGCGAACCGGCCAATCGACTGGAGGAGGGCATCGACCAGATCGAGTTCTGGGTGCGCACCAATCCCGGCACCAGGCCGGGCCCGATGATGAAGGTCGCTTCAGGCGGTGAACTTTCGCGTTTCCTGCTCGCACTCAAGGTGGCGTTGGCCGATCGCGGTTCCGCACCGACCCTGGTTTTCGATGAAATCGACACTGGCGTGGGTGGCGCTGTGGCTGATGCGATCGGCCAGAGGCTGGCAAGGCTTTCCACGCGCGTGCAGGTGCTGTCGGTCACCCATGCGCCTCAGGTAGCTGCGCGAGCGGCGACGCATTTCCTGATTTCGAAGTCCGGTACAGATCGTGTCGCCACCGGCATCGCCGAGATGGATCGTACCGCACGCCAGGAAGAGATCGCCCGCATGCTGGCGGGTGCCAGCATCACCGACGAAGCGAGAGCGGCGGCAGAGAGGCTGCTGCGCGAGAATAAAGTCGCGTCGTGA
- the ligA gene encoding NAD-dependent DNA ligase LigA, which yields MSEQNKPIEALSAEEAAAELERLAAEIREHDRRYHGEDAPIITDAEYDALRRRNAAIEEAFPDLVRSDSPTGSVGSAPAEGFAKVRHAVPMLSLAKAYTDQDVVDFLERAKRFFERDKDFDIAFTAEPKIDGLSASLRYENGVFVQGATRGDGAVGEDITANLKTIADIPHRLKGSGWPEVIEIRGEVYMTYAEFQALKERSAAAGGQDYVNPRNTAAGSLRQKDPSVTASRNLKFFAYAWGYTSEDPAPTQYEAVQKFAGWGFKVSPLMVRARSVDDLIAQYRLIEEQRSSLGYDIDGVVYKVDQLELQRRWGFVTGEPRWAVAHKFPAEQATTIVRKIDIQVGRTGTLAPVARLDPVTVGGVTVVNVTLHNEDYIKGFDSNGEPIREGNDIRIGDTVVIQRAGDVIPQIVSVVVDKRPAAAVPYEFPHACPVCGSAATREINEKTGKEDSRRRCTGELICPAQAVERLRHFVSRGAMDIEGLGAENIDLFFNAGLLETAADIFRLKDRRAEVQQALFERREAQAQAREAAKGATRKKVLTAEERTYEGLEKLFDAIDARREPELDRFIFALGIRHIGETTAAALSKTFSTAEEFIRVGKEASQADDPKTVFPSINGIGDTVIGALCDFFGNERNDDVLDALLQQVHPKPYIVSVSADSQVAGKTVVFTGSLEKMSRSEAKAMAERLGAKVAGSVSAKTDLVVAGPGAGSKLKLASELGIEVIDEDTWFERVGRSV from the coding sequence ATGTCTGAACAGAACAAGCCCATCGAAGCTTTGAGTGCCGAAGAAGCGGCGGCGGAACTCGAGCGCTTGGCCGCCGAGATCAGAGAGCATGACCGCCGTTATCATGGCGAAGATGCGCCAATCATCACGGACGCGGAGTATGACGCCTTGCGGCGACGCAACGCTGCGATCGAGGAGGCGTTCCCGGATCTGGTACGGTCCGACAGCCCGACCGGCTCTGTCGGATCGGCACCGGCCGAAGGCTTCGCCAAGGTTCGCCATGCCGTACCGATGCTTAGTCTCGCCAAGGCCTATACCGATCAGGATGTGGTGGATTTCCTGGAACGGGCGAAGCGTTTCTTCGAGCGCGACAAGGATTTCGACATCGCGTTCACGGCAGAGCCCAAGATTGATGGGCTCTCCGCGTCGCTTCGTTACGAAAATGGTGTTTTCGTCCAGGGTGCCACGCGTGGTGACGGCGCGGTTGGTGAGGACATTACCGCCAATCTGAAGACCATCGCCGACATCCCACACAGGCTGAAAGGCTCGGGCTGGCCAGAAGTGATCGAAATCCGTGGCGAGGTCTATATGACCTACGCCGAATTCCAGGCTTTGAAGGAACGCTCCGCTGCCGCGGGTGGCCAGGACTACGTCAATCCGCGCAACACGGCGGCCGGCTCATTGCGGCAGAAGGATCCGTCCGTTACCGCCAGCCGCAACCTCAAATTCTTTGCCTATGCCTGGGGCTACACTTCCGAAGACCCTGCGCCGACGCAATATGAGGCGGTGCAGAAATTCGCCGGCTGGGGATTTAAAGTCAGTCCGCTGATGGTCCGCGCCAGATCGGTGGACGATCTGATCGCTCAGTACAGGCTTATCGAGGAGCAGCGGTCTTCGCTCGGTTACGATATCGACGGCGTCGTCTACAAGGTCGACCAGCTCGAGTTGCAGCGCCGCTGGGGTTTCGTCACAGGCGAGCCGCGCTGGGCGGTTGCGCATAAATTCCCTGCCGAGCAGGCGACGACGATCGTGCGCAAGATCGACATCCAGGTCGGCCGCACCGGAACGCTGGCGCCGGTTGCCCGGCTGGATCCAGTGACCGTGGGCGGTGTCACCGTCGTCAATGTGACGCTGCACAACGAAGACTACATCAAGGGCTTCGACAGCAACGGCGAACCGATCCGCGAGGGCAACGATATTCGTATCGGCGACACGGTGGTGATCCAGCGGGCAGGGGATGTCATCCCGCAGATCGTCAGCGTGGTGGTCGACAAACGCCCCGCTGCGGCCGTGCCTTATGAGTTCCCGCATGCGTGCCCGGTCTGTGGCTCGGCAGCGACGCGGGAGATCAACGAGAAGACCGGTAAGGAGGATTCGCGCCGGCGTTGCACGGGTGAACTGATCTGTCCGGCGCAGGCGGTTGAGAGACTGCGCCATTTTGTTTCGCGCGGTGCAATGGATATCGAAGGACTGGGTGCCGAAAACATCGATCTGTTTTTCAACGCCGGCCTCCTGGAAACCGCTGCGGACATTTTCAGACTGAAAGACCGGCGCGCGGAGGTACAGCAGGCTCTCTTCGAGAGGCGCGAGGCACAGGCGCAGGCGCGCGAGGCCGCCAAGGGCGCGACCCGCAAGAAGGTGCTCACCGCCGAGGAGCGCACCTATGAAGGGCTCGAAAAGCTTTTCGACGCCATCGATGCGCGCCGTGAACCGGAACTCGATCGTTTCATCTTTGCACTTGGCATCCGCCACATCGGCGAAACGACGGCCGCTGCACTTTCGAAGACATTCTCGACGGCGGAAGAGTTCATCCGCGTGGGCAAGGAAGCGTCTCAGGCGGATGATCCGAAGACCGTCTTCCCGTCCATCAACGGGATTGGCGATACGGTCATCGGTGCGCTGTGCGACTTCTTCGGCAATGAGCGTAACGATGATGTGCTGGACGCATTGCTGCAGCAGGTTCACCCCAAACCCTATATCGTCAGCGTGTCGGCCGACAGCCAGGTCGCCGGGAAGACCGTGGTGTTCACCGGATCCCTGGAGAAGATGTCACGTTCGGAAGCCAAGGCGATGGCCGAACGGCTGGGTGCTAAGGTCGCCGGATCGGTCTCGGCCAAAACCGACCTCGTGGTTGCCGGACCTGGCGCGGGCTCGAAACTCAAGCTGGCGAGCGAGCTGGGCATCGAGGTCATCGACGAGGACACCTGGTTCGAGAGGGTTGGGCGAAGCGTGTGA